The genomic region GGTGCCGGAGGTGCGTCGCTTGGCGCCCATGCAGGTCACCTACGTCGACGAGAACTTCGACCTGGGCGACGGCATGTTGCAGGACTCCCCGAACGCGCAGGTGTCCTCGCTGTACGAGTTCGAGCCCGACGCCGACAAGCTGCTCGGTGCGCTGCTGCCGAAGTACATCAACACCCGGATCTACGCGTCGCTGCTGGAGGCCGCCGCCTCCGAGTCGGCCGCGCGCCGGACGGCGATGAAGGCGGCCACCGACAACGCCACCGAGATGCAGGCCTCGCTGACCCGCCAGGCCAACTCGGTGCGGCAGGCTCAGATCACCCAGGAAATTTCGGAAATCGTCGGCGGCGCGAACGCGCTGGCCTCGAGTTCGAGCGACTAGCCAACCCGCCCTACCTCGTATACGGAAGAGAACCAATGACCGCAGCAGTTACCCGAGAAGAAAAGAGCCGGGCGGGCGCCGGCGCTGGCCGCGTCGCCCGGGTCATCGGCCCCGTCGTGGACGTCGAGTTCCCCCGTGGCGCCATCCCCGAGCTGTACAACGCGCTGCACGTGGACATCACGCTGCCCTCGGTGGCCAAGACGCTGACCCTCGAGGTCGCGCAGCACCTGGGCGACAACATCGTCCGCACCATCTCCATGCAGCCGACCGACGGCCTGATCCGCGGCGTGCCGGTGTCCGACACCGGTAAGCCGATCTCGGTTCCCGTCGGCGATGTCGTCAAGGGCCACGTGTTCAACGCCCTCGGCGACTGCCTCGACGCGCCGGGCACCGGCCGCGACGGCGAGCAGTGGGGTATCCACCGCCAGCCGCCGGCCTTCGACCAGCTCGAGGGCAAGACCGAGATCCTGGAGACGGGCATCAAGGTCATCGATCTGCTCACCCCGTACGTGAAGGGTGGCAAGATCGGCCTGTTCGGTGGCGCCGGTGTCGGCAAGACCGTGCTCATCCAGGAGATGATCACCCGTATCGCGCGGGAGTTCTCCGGTACCTCCGTCTTCGCCGGCGTCGGCGAGCGGACCCGTGAGGGCACCGACCTCCACCTGGAAATGGAAGAGATGGGCGTCCTCCAGGACACCGCCCTCGTCTTCGGCCAGATGGACGAGCCGCCGGGGACGCGTATGCGCGTCGCCCTCTCGGCGCTGACCATGGCGGAGTACTTCCGCGACGTGCAGAACCAGGACGTGCTGCTGTTCATCGACAACATCTTCCGGTTCACCCAGGCCGGTTCCGAGGTGTCGACCCTGCTCGGCCGCATGCCGTCCGCCGTCGGTTACCAGCCGACCCTGGCGGACGAGATGGGCCAGCTGCAGGAGCGGATCACCTCGACCCGTGGTCGCTCGATCACCTCGATGCAGGCGATCTACGTGCCCGCCGACGACTACACCGACCCGGCGCCGGCCACCACCTTCGCCCACCTGGACGCGACGACCGAGCTCTCCCGCCCGATCTCGCAGAAGGGCATCTACCCGGCCGTCGATCCGCTGACCTCGACCTCCCGCATCCTGGAGGCCTCGATCCTGGGCCAGCGGCACTTCGACGTCGCCAACGAGGTGAAGCGAATCCTGCAGAAGTACAAGGAACTTCAGGACATCATCGCCATCCTCGGCATGGACGAGCTCTCCGAGGAGGACAAGGTCCTCGTCGGCCGGGCGCGTCGTCTGGAGAAGTTCCTCGGCCAGAACTTCATCGTGGCCGAGAAGTTCACCGGTCAGGTCGGTTCGGTCGTGCCGCTGGAGCAGACCATCGACGACTTCGATCGGGTCACCAAGGGTGAGTTCGATCACCTGCCGGAGCAGGCGTTCAACTCGTGCGGTGGCCTGGACGACGTCGAGGCGGCCGCGAAGAAGATCGCCGGGAAGTAGTCCACCATGGCGGAGATGTCAGTTGATCTGGTCGCCATCGAGCGGCGGCTGTGGTCGGGGCAGGCGAGTTTCGTCGGCGCCCAGACCACGGAGGGGCAGATCGGTATTCTGCCCGGCCACGAGCCCGTGCTCGGCCAGTTGGTCGAGGGCGGCACGGTGACCATCGTCAGCACCGACGGTGAGCGCATCGTCGCCGCCGTCAACGGTGGGTTCTTCTCGGTCGCCCCGGTCAGCCGGGACGGCAACGCGACGTCGACGGTCCGGATTCTCGCCGAGACGGCGGAATTCTCCGGCGACATCGATGTCGAGGCGGCCCGCGCCGTCCTCGCGGACCCGAACGCATCCGAGCACGCGCAGGCGGAAGCCCGCGGCCGGGTTCGGGCGGTCGAGGCCGCGACGGCATGAACAAGGTGATGGCCCCGGGTAAATCCCGGGGCCATCATCGTTTTCGGCCACCGCCTGTTCCGGGCGGGGCCCATGGTTTGTAGACTCGCCGCAAGGCCGCCTGGTTAGGGGATGACAGGCGCCGCGACGGCACAGGGGTCGAGGCGAAGGGACGGACCTGGATTGCGGACCGGGATGGTGCTGCTGATCATTCTGGTGCTGCTGCTCGTCGGTGTGGCGTTGGCTTCCATCTATCGGTTCATCATGCTGCGACGCGGCGGTACTTCGGCACTGTTGCGGGTGCTTCCGGCGAAGGGCGGACAGGGCTGGCGACACGGCCTGATCCGCTACGAAGAGAACCGACTGGTTTTCTTCAAGCTCACCAGTCTGAAATTCGGCCCGGATTCCACGATCCAGCGCCGCGGTATCGAGGTCGGTGATCGGCGAGGACCGGTCGGCGACGAATACGACATCATGACCGACGAAATCATCGTGACGGCGGTCTCCGACGGTACGGGTGGCTACGAGCTGGCACTCGATCGCGGATCGCTCGCGGCATTTCAATCCTGGGTCGAATCCCGCCCGTCCGACCGCGTCCGGCGGCGGCCGAGTTATTAGAATTCCCGGTCGAATCGCCGAGTATTCGGAAATATCGAGGAGTCAGCCATGAGCGTCCATCTCACCCGGATCTACACCCGGACCGGTGACGACGGCACGACCGGACTGAGTGATTTCTCCCGCGTCGCGAAGACGGATCTGCGTCTGGTCGCCTACGCGGACTGCGACGAGACCAATGCCGCGATCGGCGTGGCCATCGCTGTGGGACAACCGAATCCGGCGATCCTACGCGTGCTACGGCAGGTGCAGAACGATCTGTTCGACGCCGGCGCCGACCTGTCCACGCCGGTGGTCGCCGAGCCGAAACACCCGCCGCTGCGCATCACCCAGCCGTACATCGATCGGCTGGAGCAGTGGTGCGACGAGTTCAATGCCGAACTGGCACCGCTGAATTCGTTCATCCTGCCCGGCGGCACGGCGCTGGGGGCCCTGCTGCACACCGCGCGCACGGTGGCCCGGCGCGCCGAGCGATCGGCCTGGTCGGCGATGGCCGCGCATCCGGAGGACACGAGTGTGCTGCCCGCGAAATACCTGAACCGCCTGTCGGATCTGTTGTTCATCCTCGGGCGGGTGGCCAATCCGGACGGAGACATCCTCTGGCATCCGGGCGGACAAGCGCCTATCCCAGGCTCGGACCACTAGGCTGACGACCGTGAGTGAACGTTTCCTGGTGACCGGTGGCAGCCGGCTCGTCGGCGAGGTCGCGGTGGGCGGCGCCAAGAACAGCGTCCTCAAGCTGATGGCCGCCGCACTACTGGCCGAGGGCGCCACGACCATCACGAACTGCCCCGACATCCTCGATGTGCCACTGATGGCCGAGGTGTTGCGCGGCCTGGGTTGTGATGTCGTCGTGGACGGCTCCGTGGTCACCATCACCACGCCGGCCGAGCCGAAGTACCACGCGGACTTCCCGGCGGTGACGCAGTTCCGCGCCTCGGTCTGTGTGCTGGGTCCGTTGATGGCCCGGTGCAAGCGCGCGGTGGTCGCGCTACCCGGTGGCGACGCGATCGGGTCGAGACCGCTGGACATGCATCAGGCCGGGTTGCGACTGCTCGGCGCGACCAGTGAGATCGAGCACGGTTGCGTGGTGGCCCGCGCCGACGAGCTGCAGGGCGCGCGCATCCGGCTGGACTTCCCCTCGGTCGGCGCGACCGAGAACATCCTGATGGCGGCCGTGCTCGCCGAGGGCGAGACGGTCATCGACAACGCCGCGCGCGAACCCGACATCGTCGATCTCTGCACGATGCTCACCCGGATGGGTGCGCGGATCAGCGGCGCGGGC from Nocardia sp. BMG111209 harbors:
- the atpD gene encoding F0F1 ATP synthase subunit beta, which gives rise to MTAAVTREEKSRAGAGAGRVARVIGPVVDVEFPRGAIPELYNALHVDITLPSVAKTLTLEVAQHLGDNIVRTISMQPTDGLIRGVPVSDTGKPISVPVGDVVKGHVFNALGDCLDAPGTGRDGEQWGIHRQPPAFDQLEGKTEILETGIKVIDLLTPYVKGGKIGLFGGAGVGKTVLIQEMITRIAREFSGTSVFAGVGERTREGTDLHLEMEEMGVLQDTALVFGQMDEPPGTRMRVALSALTMAEYFRDVQNQDVLLFIDNIFRFTQAGSEVSTLLGRMPSAVGYQPTLADEMGQLQERITSTRGRSITSMQAIYVPADDYTDPAPATTFAHLDATTELSRPISQKGIYPAVDPLTSTSRILEASILGQRHFDVANEVKRILQKYKELQDIIAILGMDELSEEDKVLVGRARRLEKFLGQNFIVAEKFTGQVGSVVPLEQTIDDFDRVTKGEFDHLPEQAFNSCGGLDDVEAAAKKIAGK
- a CDS encoding F0F1 ATP synthase subunit epsilon: MAEMSVDLVAIERRLWSGQASFVGAQTTEGQIGILPGHEPVLGQLVEGGTVTIVSTDGERIVAAVNGGFFSVAPVSRDGNATSTVRILAETAEFSGDIDVEAARAVLADPNASEHAQAEARGRVRAVEAATA
- a CDS encoding DUF2550 domain-containing protein, with product MVLLIILVLLLVGVALASIYRFIMLRRGGTSALLRVLPAKGGQGWRHGLIRYEENRLVFFKLTSLKFGPDSTIQRRGIEVGDRRGPVGDEYDIMTDEIIVTAVSDGTGGYELALDRGSLAAFQSWVESRPSDRVRRRPSY
- a CDS encoding cob(I)yrinic acid a,c-diamide adenosyltransferase, coding for MSVHLTRIYTRTGDDGTTGLSDFSRVAKTDLRLVAYADCDETNAAIGVAIAVGQPNPAILRVLRQVQNDLFDAGADLSTPVVAEPKHPPLRITQPYIDRLEQWCDEFNAELAPLNSFILPGGTALGALLHTARTVARRAERSAWSAMAAHPEDTSVLPAKYLNRLSDLLFILGRVANPDGDILWHPGGQAPIPGSDH